The Microbacter sp. GSS18 genome has a segment encoding these proteins:
- a CDS encoding DUF58 domain-containing protein, with translation MSLGDPRLTRTTVATGSGGRGEETATSVAGGSGGRSLVRVVVWWTRARRALVAAARDGADWTARTVRPAGALVVLAATAGLGLGIAFGWVEWMIAGVASLLLLAASIPFLFGVRSYDVDLMLSREHITAGQRITGAIEVRNVHRRPVLPGRLDIPVGEGLVEFGVPLLRPGQSDAQEIEIPGLRRGIVTVGPATTVRSDPVGLLRREHAFADVHELYVHPRTVALPSTGAGLIRDLEGTATRRLVDADMSFHAIREYAPGDAQRQVHWKSTAKTGRLMVRQYEESRRSRMAVVLGLGAGESLDDDEFELAVSCAASLGLRAIQDARDVEIVVGAEVPRVVRTRLRSIRRLPASSPRAMLDGFSGVTRIEDAAPIADVCRLVGESGAGTSVALLVVGSTVSLARLQQAALTFPVDTVVIAVVCDERAHPRMQVLSGLTVLTVGTLDDLTGLLHRGAAS, from the coding sequence ATGAGCCTCGGCGATCCGCGTCTGACCCGCACGACCGTCGCCACCGGGAGCGGCGGCCGCGGCGAGGAGACCGCCACGTCCGTCGCGGGCGGCTCGGGCGGCCGCTCCCTGGTGCGCGTCGTGGTGTGGTGGACCCGCGCGCGACGCGCGCTGGTCGCCGCCGCACGGGACGGGGCGGACTGGACGGCGCGCACGGTCCGGCCGGCGGGGGCCCTGGTCGTCCTCGCGGCCACCGCGGGGCTGGGGCTGGGCATCGCCTTCGGGTGGGTCGAGTGGATGATCGCGGGCGTGGCGTCGCTGCTGCTGCTGGCGGCCAGCATCCCGTTCCTGTTCGGCGTGCGCTCCTACGACGTCGACCTCATGCTCTCGCGCGAGCACATCACGGCGGGTCAGCGCATCACCGGCGCGATCGAGGTGCGCAACGTCCACCGGAGGCCGGTGCTCCCCGGGCGGCTCGACATCCCCGTCGGCGAGGGACTGGTCGAGTTCGGCGTGCCGCTCCTGCGCCCGGGCCAGTCCGACGCGCAGGAGATCGAGATCCCGGGACTGCGCCGCGGCATCGTGACGGTCGGTCCCGCCACGACCGTCCGCAGCGACCCCGTCGGGCTCCTGCGCCGCGAGCACGCCTTCGCCGACGTGCACGAGCTCTACGTCCACCCGCGCACGGTCGCGCTGCCCTCGACCGGGGCGGGCCTGATCCGCGACCTCGAGGGCACCGCGACCAGGCGCCTCGTCGACGCCGACATGTCCTTCCACGCCATCCGCGAGTACGCGCCCGGCGACGCGCAGCGGCAGGTGCACTGGAAGTCGACGGCGAAGACGGGCCGGCTCATGGTGCGCCAGTACGAGGAGTCCCGCCGGTCGCGCATGGCGGTCGTGCTGGGGCTGGGAGCCGGCGAGAGCCTCGACGACGACGAGTTCGAGCTCGCGGTCTCGTGCGCGGCGTCGCTCGGCCTGCGGGCGATCCAGGACGCGCGCGATGTCGAGATCGTCGTCGGCGCCGAGGTGCCGCGCGTCGTGCGCACCCGGCTGCGATCGATCCGCCGCCTTCCGGCGTCGTCGCCGCGGGCCATGCTCGACGGCTTCAGCGGCGTGACCCGAATCGAGGACGCCGCCCCCATCGCCGACGTCTGCCGGCTCGTGGGGGAGAGCGGCGCCGGAACGTCGGTCGCGCTGCTGGTCGTGGGGTCCACCGTCTCGCTCGCCCGCCTGCAGCAGGCCGCGCTGACCTTCCCGGTCGACACCGTCGTGATCGCGGTCGTGTGCGACGAGCGGGCGCACCCGCGGATGCAGGTGCTGTCGGGCCTGACCGTGCTCACGGTCGGCACCCTCGACGACCTCACCGGGCTCCTCCATCGGGGAGCGGCGTCGTGA
- a CDS encoding transglutaminase-like domain-containing protein has product MSTRSDDTTRARRPQPRVVAGSVFAAAIVVIAFVAAWPVYRTPWLFVTAGGAVIAGGVIATVAGRLAWRATTTIWVVAVAFLVLGIPLAIPARLSDAGALGQGVGELVTGVVVGWKDLVTVDLPVGTYRNLLVPALAVFLAGTCALLLLAWRRDRLAYAAIPVAAAMTSFGLLFGAPVVSDPLEAGPVAIPAPVETTLGALTFLACLAWLVWRGTDERMRALAFGAETSGVTLARRRTAADRRRGLLAGGMVAVALAVAVVVVPFAAEGTERDVLRAAAGPDIALSAAVSPLTRYRAQFADDRADEVLFTVTADGPLPERIRLATLDTYDGEVFRSGDDGALDDARFVRVPAVLEAGDGEALAAEITIGALEGIWMPTVGRVRSVDFGGPRQGALADSFYYNRTAWAGVQTADGGLAAGDVVRVDAVEPAPRSPSSITAPGGAPSSVAAPEALTVWVERHASGSDGAALAGLVALLRERGYLSHGLDEDAGSVWMSSLEDYSFQPSASGHSLARIQAMFARLLEREDDPRAEASGVYVAAIGDDEQFAVAAALIARELGFPSRVVVGARLSSDDAGLPVCDEGVCRAQDLAAWIEVQSADGAWVPVDVTPQHTRSPSLVVTEARDPENVTDVRPEAVEEVVPPDSLQEDTGVRERAGAADAIDLTWLWRLARIAGIGMLLIFVAFAPFLVIVAAKAVRRRGRRRAGTAEGRIVGGWDEYVDAAVDAGLPAPRRLTRTELADALGTADGARLATTADRAVFGGEEVGEDLADDYWRRVDVERGAIRRGLTFWRRVAMTVSLKSFVRPLAPARADRIHSERGKRAPAAAARNAP; this is encoded by the coding sequence GTGAGCACGAGGTCGGATGACACGACGCGGGCGCGGCGGCCGCAGCCCCGCGTCGTCGCCGGCTCGGTGTTCGCCGCGGCGATCGTCGTGATCGCCTTCGTCGCCGCCTGGCCGGTCTACCGCACGCCGTGGCTCTTCGTCACGGCGGGCGGCGCCGTGATCGCCGGCGGCGTCATCGCCACGGTGGCCGGCCGGCTCGCGTGGCGGGCCACGACCACGATCTGGGTGGTCGCGGTCGCCTTCCTGGTGCTGGGCATCCCGCTGGCGATCCCGGCGCGGCTGTCGGACGCGGGGGCGCTCGGGCAGGGGGTGGGCGAGCTGGTCACGGGCGTCGTGGTCGGCTGGAAGGACCTCGTCACCGTAGACCTGCCCGTCGGGACCTACCGGAATCTGCTCGTCCCCGCCCTCGCTGTCTTCCTGGCCGGGACGTGCGCCCTGCTCCTGCTGGCGTGGCGGCGGGACCGTCTCGCCTACGCCGCCATCCCCGTGGCCGCGGCGATGACCTCGTTCGGCCTGCTGTTCGGCGCTCCCGTCGTCAGCGACCCGCTCGAGGCGGGGCCCGTCGCGATTCCCGCTCCGGTGGAGACGACGCTGGGCGCGCTGACCTTCCTGGCGTGCCTGGCGTGGCTGGTGTGGCGCGGCACCGACGAGCGGATGCGGGCGCTCGCGTTCGGCGCCGAGACCAGCGGCGTCACCCTCGCGCGGCGGCGGACGGCGGCGGACCGCCGCCGCGGACTGCTCGCGGGCGGCATGGTCGCCGTCGCGCTCGCGGTCGCGGTCGTCGTGGTGCCGTTCGCCGCCGAAGGCACCGAACGCGACGTCCTGCGGGCGGCGGCGGGCCCCGACATCGCCCTGTCGGCGGCGGTCAGTCCGCTCACGCGGTATCGAGCGCAGTTCGCCGACGACCGCGCCGACGAGGTCCTGTTCACGGTCACCGCCGACGGCCCGCTTCCCGAGCGGATCCGCCTGGCGACGCTCGACACGTACGACGGCGAGGTCTTCCGCTCCGGCGACGACGGCGCGCTCGACGACGCGCGCTTCGTGCGGGTCCCCGCCGTCCTCGAGGCCGGCGACGGCGAAGCGCTGGCGGCCGAGATCACCATCGGCGCGCTCGAGGGGATCTGGATGCCGACGGTCGGGCGCGTGCGCTCGGTCGACTTCGGCGGTCCGCGTCAGGGCGCGCTCGCCGACAGCTTCTACTACAACCGCACCGCCTGGGCCGGCGTGCAGACCGCCGACGGCGGGCTGGCCGCGGGCGACGTCGTGCGGGTCGACGCCGTGGAGCCGGCGCCCCGCTCGCCGTCGTCGATCACGGCTCCCGGCGGCGCGCCGTCGTCGGTCGCCGCACCCGAGGCCCTGACCGTGTGGGTCGAGCGTCACGCGTCGGGATCCGACGGGGCGGCGCTGGCCGGGCTCGTCGCCCTGCTGCGCGAGCGCGGATACCTCAGCCACGGCCTCGACGAGGACGCGGGGTCCGTGTGGATGAGCTCCCTCGAGGACTACAGCTTCCAGCCCAGTGCATCGGGGCACTCGCTGGCACGCATCCAGGCGATGTTCGCGCGTCTGCTCGAGCGGGAGGACGACCCTCGGGCCGAGGCATCGGGCGTCTACGTCGCCGCGATCGGCGACGACGAGCAGTTCGCCGTCGCCGCCGCGCTCATCGCGCGCGAACTCGGGTTCCCCAGCCGCGTCGTCGTGGGGGCGCGGCTGTCGTCGGACGACGCCGGGCTTCCGGTGTGCGACGAGGGCGTCTGCCGCGCGCAGGACCTGGCCGCGTGGATCGAGGTGCAGTCCGCCGACGGCGCCTGGGTGCCCGTCGACGTCACGCCCCAGCACACGCGCTCGCCGAGCCTGGTGGTGACCGAGGCGCGCGATCCCGAGAACGTCACCGATGTGCGCCCCGAGGCGGTCGAGGAGGTCGTGCCCCCCGATTCGCTGCAGGAGGACACCGGCGTGCGCGAACGCGCCGGCGCCGCCGACGCGATCGATCTGACATGGCTGTGGCGCCTCGCGCGGATCGCCGGCATCGGGATGCTGCTCATCTTCGTCGCCTTCGCGCCCTTCCTCGTCATCGTCGCGGCCAAGGCCGTCCGGCGCCGTGGCCGGCGGCGCGCCGGGACCGCGGAGGGCCGCATCGTCGGCGGCTGGGACGAATACGTCGACGCCGCCGTGGACGCCGGGCTCCCGGCTCCCCGCCGCCTGACGCGGACCGAGCTGGCCGACGCACTCGGCACCGCGGACGGCGCACGGCTGGCGACGACCGCCGACCGTGCCGTGTTCGGCGGCGAGGAGGTCGGCGAGGACCTCGCCGACGACTACTGGCGCCGCGTGGATGTCGAGCGGGGCGCCATCCGTCGTGGTCTGACGTTCTGGCGCCGGGTCGCCATGACCGTATCGTTGAAGTCGTTCGTCCGTCCGCTGGCGCCCGCCCGCGCCGACCGGATCCACTCCGAGAGGGGGAAGCGCGCGCCCGCCGCGGCCGCACGCAACGCACCATGA
- the fusA gene encoding elongation factor G, with translation MAHIDAGKTTTTERILFYTGVNHKIGETHDGAATTDWMEQEQERGITITSAAVTCFWENNQVNIIDTPGHVDFTVEVERSLRVLDGAVAVFDGKEGVEPQSETVWRQADKYNVPRICFVNKMDKLGADFYFTVDTIISRLKATPLVLQLPIGAENDFVGVIDLIYERALVWPGDAKGDVTMGAKYEIQEIPADMVDKVAEYREKLLEAVAESDEVLLEKHFGGEGLTPEEIKGAIRKLTIAGEAYPVLCGSAFKNRGVQPMLDAVVDFLPSPLDVPSIEAHDPKDEEKIIERHADRDEPFAALAFKVVSHPFFGRLTYIRVYSGHLDSGSAVVNSTKGRKERIGKIFQMHANKENPVESVTAGHIYAVIGLKDTTTGDTLCDASEQVVLESMTFPEPVIEVAIEPKTKADQEKLSLAIQKLAEEDPTFRVELNAETGQTVIKGMGELHLDILVDRMKREFKVEANVGKPQVAYRETIRKTVERHDYTHKKQTGGSGQFAKIQFRLEPMEVEGDKIYEFGNEVTGGRVPREYIPSVDAGFQDAMQVGILAGYPMVGVKATLTDGASHDVDSSEMAFKIAGSMGFKEAARKASPVILEPLMAVEVRTPEEYMGDVIGDLNSRRGQIQSMEDAAGVKVVRANVPLSEMFGYIGDLRSKTSGRAVYSMEFDSYAEVPKAVADEIVQKNKGE, from the coding sequence ATGGCGCACATCGATGCCGGCAAGACGACGACGACCGAGCGCATCCTGTTCTACACGGGCGTCAACCACAAGATCGGCGAGACGCACGACGGCGCTGCCACCACCGACTGGATGGAGCAGGAGCAGGAGCGCGGCATCACGATCACCTCGGCCGCCGTGACGTGCTTCTGGGAGAACAACCAGGTCAACATCATCGACACGCCCGGTCACGTCGACTTCACCGTCGAGGTGGAGCGCTCGCTCCGCGTCCTCGACGGCGCCGTCGCCGTCTTCGACGGCAAGGAGGGCGTCGAGCCCCAGTCCGAGACCGTGTGGCGCCAGGCCGACAAGTACAACGTCCCCCGCATCTGCTTCGTCAACAAGATGGACAAGCTCGGCGCGGACTTCTACTTCACCGTCGACACCATCATCAGCCGCCTGAAGGCGACCCCGCTCGTGCTGCAGCTGCCGATCGGCGCCGAGAACGACTTCGTCGGCGTCATCGACCTGATCTACGAACGCGCGCTGGTGTGGCCGGGCGACGCCAAGGGCGACGTGACCATGGGCGCCAAGTACGAGATCCAGGAGATCCCGGCCGACATGGTCGACAAGGTCGCCGAGTACCGCGAGAAGCTGCTCGAGGCCGTCGCCGAGTCCGACGAGGTCCTGCTCGAGAAGCACTTCGGCGGCGAGGGACTCACCCCCGAGGAGATCAAGGGCGCGATCCGCAAGCTCACCATCGCCGGCGAGGCGTACCCGGTGCTCTGCGGCTCGGCGTTCAAGAACCGCGGTGTGCAGCCCATGCTCGACGCCGTCGTGGACTTCCTCCCCTCGCCCCTGGACGTGCCCTCGATCGAGGCGCACGACCCCAAGGACGAAGAGAAGATCATCGAGCGTCACGCCGACCGCGACGAGCCGTTCGCGGCGCTCGCGTTCAAGGTCGTCTCGCACCCGTTCTTCGGTCGCCTGACCTACATCCGCGTGTACTCGGGTCACCTCGACTCCGGCTCGGCCGTCGTGAACTCCACGAAGGGCCGCAAGGAGCGCATCGGCAAGATCTTCCAGATGCACGCCAACAAGGAGAACCCGGTCGAGTCGGTCACGGCGGGGCACATCTACGCCGTCATCGGCCTGAAGGACACCACGACCGGCGACACCCTGTGCGACGCCTCGGAGCAGGTCGTCCTCGAGTCGATGACGTTCCCCGAGCCGGTCATCGAGGTCGCCATCGAGCCGAAGACCAAGGCCGACCAGGAGAAGCTGTCGCTGGCCATCCAGAAGCTCGCCGAAGAGGACCCGACGTTCCGCGTCGAGCTCAACGCCGAGACCGGCCAGACGGTCATCAAGGGCATGGGCGAGCTGCACCTCGACATCCTCGTGGACCGCATGAAGCGCGAGTTCAAGGTCGAGGCGAACGTCGGCAAGCCCCAGGTGGCCTACCGCGAGACGATCCGCAAGACCGTCGAGCGTCACGACTACACCCACAAGAAGCAGACGGGCGGCTCGGGTCAGTTCGCGAAGATCCAGTTCCGTCTGGAGCCCATGGAGGTCGAGGGCGACAAGATCTACGAGTTCGGCAACGAGGTCACCGGTGGCCGCGTTCCGCGCGAGTACATCCCCTCGGTCGACGCGGGCTTCCAGGACGCCATGCAGGTCGGCATCCTCGCCGGCTACCCGATGGTGGGCGTCAAGGCGACCCTCACCGACGGTGCGTCGCACGACGTCGACTCGTCCGAGATGGCGTTCAAGATCGCCGGCTCCATGGGCTTCAAGGAGGCCGCTCGCAAGGCGAGCCCGGTCATCCTCGAGCCGCTCATGGCCGTCGAGGTCCGTACTCCCGAGGAGTACATGGGCGATGTCATCGGCGACCTGAACAGCCGCCGTGGCCAGATCCAGTCGATGGAGGACGCCGCCGGCGTCAAGGTGGTGCGTGCGAACGTGCCGCTGTCCGAGATGTTCGGCTACATCGGCGACCTGCGCTCGAAGACCTCGGGCCGTGCCGTCTACTCGATGGAGTTCGACAGCTACGCCGAGGTCCCCAAGGCCGTCGCCGACGAGATCGTCCAGAAGAACAAGGGCGAGTAA
- the rpsL gene encoding 30S ribosomal protein S12, with translation MPTIQQLVRKGRSPKVAKTKAPALKSNPQQAGVCTRVYTTTPKKPNSAMRKVARVKLRNGTEVTAYIPGEGHNLQEHSLVLVRGGRVKDLPGVRYKIVRGALDTQAVKNRKQARSRYGAKKG, from the coding sequence GTGCCAACCATTCAGCAGTTGGTTCGCAAGGGCCGGTCGCCGAAGGTCGCCAAGACCAAGGCTCCCGCACTGAAGTCGAACCCGCAGCAGGCGGGCGTCTGCACCCGCGTGTACACGACGACCCCGAAGAAGCCGAACTCGGCGATGCGCAAGGTCGCCCGTGTCAAGCTCCGCAACGGCACCGAGGTCACCGCGTACATCCCCGGCGAGGGCCACAACCTGCAGGAGCACTCGCTCGTGCTCGTCCGCGGCGGCCGTGTCAAGGACCTCCCCGGTGTCCGCTACAAGATCGTCCGCGGTGCGCTCGACACCCAGGCTGTCAAGAACCGTAAGCAGGCTCGCAGCCGCTACGGCGCGAAGAAGGGCTGA
- a CDS encoding DUF5684 domain-containing protein, with protein sequence MTTQDPTPVIAAIAISLLLGAALYVWTALALAAVFGKSGRERWKAWVPFLNIFVLLELGGLSGWLVLLAFVPGIGSVALWVVIVVACHRVGRSFGFGAGMTVLAALVLPVWASVVGFGSARWLGAAAGPARGPARARSTAVPPPPAPRAPAARPAAAPAAPPVVPAAPPAPVAAAAPAPAAPAPAPAPTPAPAPAVAAAAVAAGDAADEPVPDADPAPVAAAAAEPLAATPASARRAEPWTDLDTDVDTAGEMTGGVSDAPAPIAAVPGRSDEPAPAPARTAAVTHVPPMAARETAEPWAPSDAAPATAPSRIVAEPFPEESDEVSAIAAAPVADGPRSARSSVSAQHVRPEIPDDEFERTEIARRRRVRWSLTVPSGESIPLTADVVIIGRRPTPSSAFPGAQLVPIPDGTISKTHARLQRDGALWHIVDLGSTNGTVLIGSDGGETEIEPGSLHPLPARFLVGDAEVSLVSDESGRDAD encoded by the coding sequence ATGACCACGCAAGACCCGACCCCGGTCATCGCCGCCATCGCGATCTCGCTGCTCCTGGGCGCAGCGCTGTACGTCTGGACGGCCCTCGCCCTGGCAGCCGTGTTCGGCAAGAGCGGCCGCGAGCGGTGGAAGGCGTGGGTGCCGTTTCTCAACATCTTCGTGCTCCTCGAGCTCGGCGGGCTCTCGGGCTGGCTCGTGCTGCTGGCCTTCGTCCCCGGCATCGGGTCCGTGGCCCTGTGGGTGGTCATCGTCGTGGCGTGCCACCGCGTGGGCCGCTCGTTCGGCTTCGGCGCGGGCATGACGGTGCTCGCCGCCCTCGTGCTCCCCGTGTGGGCGAGTGTGGTCGGCTTCGGCTCGGCCCGCTGGCTGGGCGCCGCCGCGGGGCCGGCGCGCGGCCCGGCCCGCGCCCGCTCCACCGCGGTGCCTCCGCCGCCCGCGCCGCGCGCTCCCGCCGCCCGGCCCGCCGCCGCCCCCGCTGCTCCTCCCGTCGTCCCGGCGGCGCCGCCGGCTCCGGTCGCCGCGGCCGCTCCGGCGCCGGCGGCTCCTGCTCCTGCTCCTGCTCCCACTCCTGCTCCTGCTCCGGCCGTGGCCGCCGCAGCGGTGGCCGCAGGGGACGCCGCGGACGAGCCCGTGCCCGACGCCGACCCGGCTCCGGTCGCCGCCGCGGCGGCCGAGCCGCTCGCGGCGACGCCGGCGTCGGCGCGTCGCGCGGAGCCGTGGACGGACCTGGACACCGATGTCGACACCGCCGGCGAGATGACGGGCGGCGTGAGCGACGCCCCCGCGCCGATCGCCGCCGTCCCTGGGCGCTCGGACGAGCCCGCCCCGGCCCCGGCGCGCACCGCGGCGGTCACCCACGTGCCGCCGATGGCGGCTCGCGAGACCGCGGAGCCCTGGGCTCCGTCGGACGCGGCTCCCGCCACCGCGCCCTCGCGCATCGTGGCCGAGCCGTTCCCTGAGGAGTCCGACGAGGTGTCGGCCATCGCCGCCGCGCCGGTGGCGGACGGTCCGCGGTCCGCGCGCTCGTCGGTATCGGCGCAGCACGTGCGCCCCGAGATCCCCGACGACGAGTTCGAGCGCACCGAGATCGCCCGCCGGCGCCGCGTGCGCTGGTCGCTCACGGTCCCGTCGGGGGAGTCGATCCCGCTGACGGCCGACGTCGTCATCATCGGGCGCCGCCCGACACCCTCGTCGGCGTTCCCGGGAGCCCAGCTCGTGCCGATCCCGGACGGGACGATCTCGAAGACGCACGCGCGACTGCAGCGCGACGGCGCGCTGTGGCACATCGTGGACCTCGGCTCGACGAACGGCACGGTGCTCATCGGCAGCGACGGCGGCGAGACCGAGATCGAGCCGGGGAGCCTGCATCCGCTCCCGGCGCGCTTCCTGGTCGGCGACGCCGAGGTGTCGCTGGTCTCCGACGAGAGCGGTCGTGACGCCGACTGA
- the rpsG gene encoding 30S ribosomal protein S7: MPRKGPAPKRPVVNDPVYGAPVVTQLVNKILVDGKKSIAEAIVYGALQGVEAKNGQDAVATLKKALDNVRPTLEVKSRRVGGSTYQVPVEVKPHRANTLALRWLVSYAKGRREKTMTERLQNEILDASNGLGAAVKRREDTHKMAESNRAFAHYRW; encoded by the coding sequence ATGCCTCGTAAGGGACCCGCCCCGAAGCGCCCCGTCGTCAACGACCCGGTCTACGGCGCCCCCGTCGTGACCCAGCTGGTCAACAAGATCCTCGTCGACGGCAAGAAGTCGATCGCCGAGGCCATCGTCTACGGCGCCCTCCAGGGCGTCGAGGCGAAGAACGGCCAGGACGCCGTCGCCACGCTCAAGAAGGCCCTGGACAACGTCCGCCCGACGCTCGAGGTCAAGAGCCGTCGCGTCGGCGGTTCGACCTACCAGGTGCCCGTCGAGGTCAAGCCGCACCGCGCGAACACGCTCGCGCTGCGCTGGCTCGTCAGCTACGCCAAGGGTCGTCGTGAGAAGACGATGACCGAGCGTCTGCAGAACGAGATCCTCGACGCCTCGAACGGCCTCGGTGCCGCGGTCAAGCGCCGCGAGGACACCCACAAGATGGCCGAGTCGAACCGCGCCTTCGCGCACTACCGCTGGTAA
- a CDS encoding MoxR family ATPase, translated as MTITQEQATWFAQTFDQIADNVERAVLGKRHVVELVLTAMLSEGHVLVEDVPGTGKTSLARAMAQSVQGTNTRIQFTPDLLPGDITGVTVYDQKEGVFEFHAGPIFANVVLADEINRASPKTQSALLEVMEEGRVTVDGVTRQVGVPFLVLATQNPVEQAGTYQLPEAQLDRFMMRTSLGYPDHAATVRILDGAAVPVADLAPIITPQAMVGMADLASQAYVDALVLDYIARIVDATRSADEVRLGVSIRGALALTRAVRTRAVSRGRTYGTPDDVKALAVAVLSHRLILLPEAEFDGVTPESVVGQVLLDVDPPSSREAV; from the coding sequence ATGACCATCACCCAGGAGCAGGCGACGTGGTTCGCCCAGACCTTCGACCAGATCGCCGACAACGTCGAGCGCGCCGTGCTCGGCAAGCGCCACGTCGTCGAGCTGGTGCTCACCGCCATGCTGAGCGAGGGTCACGTGCTGGTGGAGGACGTGCCCGGGACCGGCAAGACGTCGCTCGCGCGGGCGATGGCGCAGTCGGTGCAGGGCACGAACACCCGCATCCAGTTCACGCCGGACCTGCTGCCCGGCGACATCACCGGCGTCACCGTGTACGACCAGAAGGAGGGCGTGTTCGAGTTCCACGCCGGGCCGATCTTCGCCAACGTCGTGCTCGCCGACGAGATCAACCGCGCCAGCCCCAAGACCCAGTCGGCGCTGCTGGAGGTCATGGAGGAGGGGAGGGTCACGGTCGACGGCGTCACCCGTCAGGTGGGCGTGCCCTTCCTGGTGCTCGCGACGCAGAACCCGGTCGAGCAGGCGGGCACCTACCAGCTTCCCGAGGCGCAGCTGGACCGCTTCATGATGCGCACGTCGCTGGGGTACCCCGACCACGCCGCCACCGTCCGCATCCTCGACGGGGCTGCCGTGCCCGTCGCCGACCTCGCGCCGATCATCACGCCGCAGGCGATGGTGGGGATGGCCGACCTGGCGTCGCAGGCGTACGTCGACGCGCTCGTGCTGGACTACATCGCCCGGATCGTGGACGCCACCCGCTCGGCCGACGAGGTCCGGCTGGGCGTGAGCATCCGCGGTGCGCTCGCACTCACGCGCGCCGTGCGCACCCGCGCGGTGTCGCGGGGACGCACCTACGGGACCCCGGACGACGTCAAGGCGCTCGCCGTCGCGGTGCTGTCGCACCGGCTGATCCTGCTGCCGGAGGCCGAGTTCGACGGCGTCACCCCCGAGTCGGTCGTGGGCCAGGTGCTGCTCGACGTCGATCCGCCCAGCAGCCGCGAGGCCGTATGA